GAATCAGGACAAAGTCGCCACCGCTATAAGTTACTCTGTTGTGCTTGAACACAAATGTTGATTTCAGGTTCTTAACGAGACAAGCCTTTGGTGGTTCAACAGGACCAGTCACATCACTCCAAATGCAGTGGTCTCTAGTCCTGACAGGAATGTGACAATTGCCAAAAGGTGCTCAGTTTTTCCAGTTGAATTTGTCGGTGAGACCTAACTCATGCTGCATATCTTGCTTATTTCTCCTACTAGTTTGCAATCTTACCAGACATAATCTTGATGGAAGTGCTAATCAATTAGTTTGTTTTCAGTGAGGGGATTCGTTACTGGAAGCACTGATACATCACTATGGACAGTTTATAACAAGGGCGTGAGGAATTACTGTGGAAATGCCATTCCTGATGGTATGCTAACCAATATTGATACAATACGGATGTCTCCTCCTTCTCTCTTATGAGCGGATTCCTTGTTACAGGCATGGTAAAGAATCAAAAGCTGCCAGCAAATATCCTCACGCCAACAACTAAAGCTGCTGATCATGATGTCCCTATCACTCCTGATGaggtttctcctttttttttccttCCTGAAATTCTGTCTCTTCCCATAGTCTAGAACATAGAGAAATACATGTTGTAAGGATCAGATCTCCTCCAAACTACTACTAGTTTATAGAGGGAAAGTATTGCTAAATGATCTTGGATTATTTTCTAAGATTGGCAAAGAATGATTAAAAGCTTAAAGTCTCATCATTCTGTAAGAAGGTTTCTGCGAGTTATTGAAGTTTATCGTTCACTTGCTAATAGTAAATATATCTACTTTAGGCCGTGTTCGGAATCCATCCCATCCGCTCCGACTCCGCGGAGTTGGGAAGCTCAGTTTAGGCCGCTCCGTAAAAATGAACTAGAGGCTCGTCCGCTCCAGAGCGGAGTGGAGGGAGCGGAGAGGAGCCGAACGCGGCCTTAGTGTTGTGTAGTGCATCACACCTTTTATTCTTTATTGAAATGTTCCTGCTGAGACCGCCTTCTGTCGTTACATTATTTTCTGTTGAAAGAGCCCCTTATTTATGATGGTATTCTTCAGATAGTCAAGTCAGGGCTGATGTCCAAGGATGATTTTGATGAGGCAAGAAGCAAAGCCTTAAGCTTATTTGAGTATGGACAGGTAACCTTTTATGTCATCTCCTTTCTAGAAGCTCCCAGGTCCATGTTTAGGGCCCTCCCCAGTTGACTTCACTGACCAAGCTTGAAGCTTAAGAATTGTCTTGCACAAGTGACACTGACCATGTTTGACATATTGAGCTTGGAATACTTTTCTTTCATTGCCAATGCATCAAGTTTTGATTCTTGTTGCTTGTCCTCTTAATTTAATATATGCCCATGGTTATTATTTTGTAAATTTATCTACATGGAGGTCTAATTGTTTTGAGACAATATAGTCCAGCAGGTTGAGACCCTGTGCATGCTATTTTTATCCACTGCCCACCCATAACCGTAGCTGATTGTTCTCTTCTTGCAGAAAGTGGCATTAGAGAATGGAGTAATTCTAGTTGATACAAAGTATGAGTTTGGAAAAACAGCTGATGGGACAGTTGTGTTGATTGATGAGGTTGTGTTTTCTGACTTGCGCTTTCTTCTATGTGTTCAGTTACTTTTTGCTATCCTTCCTATGCATGGAGCAAAATCCCATGAGGTTTCTCTCTTGTGTATAAGCATATACATGTTACAGCTCTTTCAGTGTAGACACTTAAGCTTTTATATTTTTAATGTGTGATATATTCAACCTGTATGGCTAGACTTGAGATCTTTGCACTAAGTAACTAACTATACACATGGAAAAGATCCTAGAGACTTTACAGTGGCTGTATTCATTTTGTTGAGATGTTTCCTGGGAACTTGAGTTATTACTTCTacaaaatcatgatgatatcctCCTTTCCAATAAGCAGGTACATACACCTGACTCCAGCAGATATTGGATTGCTAATTCATATGAAGAGAGATTCAAATCTGGCCTTGAACCTGAAAATGTTGACAAGGTAACCTACAGTTATTCGTACACACAAACGCTAAAGGGTGCACTTTACCCTCGTGCGACTTTCCGCGTCAGTAATACTATGTATAATGGAAATGCTGAAAAGTTGATTTAATTTTTATCAGGAGTTCTTAAGGCTGTGGTTTAAGAATAATTGCAATCCATATGAAGATAAGGTATCTAACTTTTTCTTCCCAGTCTGGCTGTCAACACTTCTTAAGCATGTTTTCCATACTGAGCCAGTTATCAATCCTAAATTAATCATGGAACTGAGTCAAAAATTTCCATTGCGTCAGTTCGATAGTTTGTTTATGCTTATTGATTATTCTGAAACACAGGTTCTACCGGAAGCTCCAGAAGAACTAGTTTCGGAGCTTGCTTGGCGGTATGATAGTTTCTGTAGCTTCCCCTTGTTTTCCATTTAAGAGCAATTTTTGAACCATCAGATTGTTTGTTCATCTCTACGTATGAAACTGAAGAAAGCATCATACCTTGTAGTAGTTCGCTAAACTGTTTCCATGAATATCCACTGCAGGTACATATTCCTGTTTGAAACAATTACAAATACAAAGTTTGAGATCCCAGAAACACAGGTATGTAGGGGACTGCTTTTATGCTTCTTGCTCAGTAGTGACCAAATACTTGAGCCTTGTTTTGTTAACTGCAGGAACCGATCCATGAAAGGATATCAAGGAACGTGGCACAAGCCTTACGGAATTTATAATTGCTAACACTGAAAAAAGCACTTGCTCGTGACAATAAGCGGTGCACTTCTGCTACTAAGATTCCCTGTAGTTGCTATGTGCACATGAGAGCTATGAGCTGATGAGCTGATTGAAGATTGGTTTTATTTTCGACGAGCAGGAATGCATATGCCTGGTTATGTAATGTGCGATAGAGTAGAGATAAATAATTGAAAGTGGTCACTGTTTCTGCTTGGGTGAGCATCTGGTATGCTCCATTGTTTGACTAAATCATGTTTGGAGTGCTGGAGAAGATCAATGCAATATGCAACTTTCTTCTACCTGTCTTGTGTAAAGTTGCAGAGCTCGCCCCAATCTTTGTTTGCCGAATTAACCATTTGACTCTGACTCGTGCAAAACCGTTTTGGTACACACATTTCCCAAACTATTTGTGAAGATGACGTATGGTAGATCTATGACTTCCCTGTAACAACTTGGAGATAATAATGTATCTGTACTTTCAGATAACACTCTGATCCACCATTTCAGTCCACATCTCGCTGAttatttgaattaaattaaattaaattacTTTCGGAGGGAGTTTTGACTCCTTGGAAAGCCAAGCACGACCCGGCAACCCAGATCTGGACTTCTTTTATAGCTCACGAGCAGAAGAGGGATCAACATCAAAGCAGCAAGCAGCACGGAGGTCCAACAATGGCGGAGAAGGGAGTGAAGGTGTTTGGCATGTGGGCGAGCCCGATGGCCATCCGGGTGGAGTGGGCGCTCCGGCTGAAGGGCGTCGGGTACGAGTACGTCGACGAGGACCTCGCCAGCAAGAGCGACGCGCTGCTCCGCCACAACCCGGTGACCAAGAAGGTGCCGGTGCTGGTCCACGACGGCAAGCCGATCGCCGAGTCCACCATCATCGTCGAGTACATCGACGAGGCGTGGAAGGACGGCTACCCCATCATGCCGGCCGACCCCTACGACCGGGCTCAGGCGAGGTTCTGGGCCAGGTTCGCCGACGACAAGGTAAACGCATATGCTCTGTCTGTCCAGTAAAGCGCTCCTAGAGCTCTAATCAATGGCAGGACTGGGCCTGGTTTGTCTAGTGCAACGCCGCCATCTTCCCGGTCTTCACGGCGACCGGCGAGGCGCAGCGCGAGGTGGTGCGCGAGGCCCAGCGGTGCCTGAAGACGCTGGAGAAGGCCCTGGAGGGGAAGAAGTTCTTCGGGGGCGACGCCGTCGGCTACCTCGACGTCGTGGTTGGGTGGTACGCGTATTGGCTGCCCATCATCGAGGAGGTCTCCGGCGCCGACGTggtcaccgacgaggagctgcCTCTGATGAAGGCCTGGTTCGGCCGGTTCCTGGCCGTCGACGTGGTGAAGGAGACCCTGCCCCCGAGGGACAAGCTCCTGGCGCTCAACAAGGCTCGCCGTGAGCAGCTCTCGGCGTAGAGCAGCACTTGTTCCGAGCCTTCCAGCTAGTACTTAAGCTTCTGCCATGGATTATCCATGATGGATAAATAAGCGGCGAGCATTTGCACATTGTGCAACAAATGTTTGGAGCTTCTTTCAGCCGCCTGCTTCACACTCCCAGTTTCCGTTATATAAACTTCACCCATGATGTTATATATACGGTGCAATATACACTGCCTACTTATTTCCTCGAATGTGAAAACAAAAAGGACGCTCATAACGCCCACGCGCCCTATAACACACAGACTACGTCACGTCATCGCATGAATGaatgtagatttttttttgaatttccaGTTTTTAAACTGTTTTATCTTTttaatgaaaaatccgattgaagatccgttttcatcattaaatccatCGCGAcgggatcttcaaaactagaactCATATCAATATGTTTCGATGACTTCtaaaagttgtcatgtctattgcacatgaattgccatggtgtttacattgaagttgccatgatatgtttcaactatttttttctatatttaaaagtaaattttgacatattataaaacgagGAACTacgaaactagacttgccatgaaccataaactaaaatttccatgatacatgcacttaaaattgctaTGGTTCATACAAAAAGTAATTTtaatggtcaaagtactggaattgcaatggtcaaaatactaaaattgccatgctctataaactaaaattgccacgtGACAACTTTAGTGTAACACTATGActactacagtgtaaacatcatggcaacttttggtcaaaaaaaattcgtcgaaacatatcaacatgggatctagttttgaagatctcgtcgagatggGTTTAATGATCAAAACGGATTTTTAATTGGACTtcttaattaggagataaaacatttttaagccgaaaaccaaaaagatttccgcTGATGTTATCGGTTTTGATGTGGCAAAATGAATGGTACCAAAAGTGTTTGGGCCATGTTGTTTTGTGTCACACGTGTGGACGTTAACATTTGcgaataaaaatgacaaggcaaaTGTACATCAATTACTTATTATTTTTCAAATTGAGGAGCATGCTCACAATTTCACTTCATGAAATTGATAAAACACAGCAAATTGTGCCCAAAATGGTCCTGCTGAGCCAAAGCTATGACGCTTATACAAGGCCGGAAGGCCCTGGCCTATAAAAAGTGACGCATCACCAATATCATAACCCCGAGGTCATCTTGCAGCTAAGGGCATGGCAACCCGCAAAAAACCTTCCGCATCCGTCTGCGGACATGGATGCGGGAGACAACGCTACATCATCAACGACAACATGCAAAAACCTTCCGCATTCGTTCGCGGACATGGATGCGAGAGGCAGCCATCCAATGCTAGCGCATACATTTCAAACCGTATTTTAAGAGCATCTATAGCTGGACTTGGCAAATCCTACCCCTCAAACGCTCGTggacgcgcccgggcgcgtccgctgGCACTGACCGGGCACCCCTCAAATAATGTAATCCACATCCGGACACCTCTATTATCATATTTCAAatcatacaaactcatgcaactaagCCGATGCACACACATCGTCCGGCTACTTCATCACTACTAACTAAACATGCCATCGAACTATCAAAATTTGGtatgtttggctatggtggagttcatccacggctgcccttgcccttcccgacgcccttgccatccttcttggggaagtaccggtcgaagacgcagtacgggtcgagccggatctgctcgtcgccatcactgtcctccttctcctccgtcgGTGGCAGTCCAGCCATGGCACGGACCGCCCGATTCTGCTCTCGGGCGAGAGCACGTGTTCCTCCGCTACTGTTTCTTCACAATGCGGgcgcggatggcttcctcctccgggtccgcccgcgccgccgcatcagccgcctccgccgtcgccattTCCGCCGTGATACAGGCCTTggcggcccttatcctctccttcccacagTGGGCCACCCGGTCCTGGTGGGACTCATAGCATGTCCGAccggtgatggggaaggagaggGATTGCGGCTGCCGGGATCGCGAGGATCCAGCCCCGGAGGACCCGAGCGCCCGGTGAGTCGACGCTATGGAGCCGCGGTGGACAGATCCGTTCGTTGCGGCTCTATCCTCTCGGGAGCTGCGGAGTGTAATGCAGACTGCCATTGCCTCATCCAACCCGCACAGGATGACACCCCAGCCGACGGATCCGGACTGGTCGGAGTCTGATCCGCTGCCTGCCATGCCGGAGAAGGCCGGAAACCACCAGAGGTGAGCTCGGGTGGCGGAGGGGAGtgaagtgaagtggctagggttggTCCGGCGAGCGGGtggggacgaatatatgtgggTCGGGTCCGACATGGCGGGCGTGCCCCCATATCTGCaccatatttgggttggatatgaggggtCCCGGTCAGCCCGAGTGTTTGAGGCCTGTTTGAAACGTCCGTCTGGATCGAAAAATCATGATCGGTTAGTGACCAGGCAGCCCGCCCAGGCCCACAAGCCTGGAGGTGCGCCCCCAGGGTGCGCCTGGCAGGCTTGTCACTCCCTCCTGACTCTCCAggtcttctcccgaagcttctaggtgttggtaatcgtagcataatttaaaattttcctacgctcaccaagatgcatctatggagtctactagcaacgaagggaaaggagtggatctacatacccttgtagatcgcgagcggaagcgttccaatgaacgtggatgacggagtcgtactcgccgtgatccaaatcaccgatgaccgagtgccgaacggacggcacctccgcgttcaacacacgtacggtgcagcaacgtctcctccttcttgatccagcaagggggaaggagaggttgatggagatccaacagcacgacggcgtggtggtggatgtagcgggtctccggcagggcttcgccgagcttctgcgagagagagagaggtgttgcaggggaggagggaggcgcccaaggcatagatgttgctgccctcccttccccccactatatatagggccaagggagagggggggcgcagccttgccccttcctccaaggaagggtgcggccaggggggagtccttcccccccaaggcacctcggaggtgccttccccctttaggactctcccttttctcttatctcttgcgcatgggcctcttggggctggtgcccttggcccatataggccaaggcgcaccccttacagcccatgtggccccccgggctggtggacccccttggtggacccccggacccctttcggcactcccggtacaataccgataaagcgcgaaacttttccggcgaccaaaataagacttcccatatataaatctttacctccggaccattccggaacctctcgtgatgtccgggatctcatccgggactccgaacaactttcgggtttccgcatacatatatctctacaaccctagcgtcaccggaccttaagtgtgtagaccctacgggttcgggagacatgcagacatgaccgagacgcctctccggtcaataaccaacagcgggatctggatacccatgttggctcccacatgttccacgatgatatcatcggatgaaccacggtgtcgaggattcaatcaatccgtatgcaattccctttgtcaatcggtatgttacttgcccgagattcgatcgtcggtatcccaataccttgttcaatctcgttaccggcaagtctctttactcgtaccgcaatgcatgatcccgtgactaacgctttagtcacattgagctcattatgatgatgcattaccgagtgggcccagagatacctctccgtcacacggagtgacaaatcccagtctcgatccgtgccaacccaacagacactttcggagatacccgtaatgcacctttatagtcacccagttacgttgtgacgtttggcacacccaaagcactcctacggtatccgggagttgcacgatctcatggtctaaggaaaagatacttgacattggaaaagctctagcaaacgaaactacacgatcttttatgctatgcttaggattgggtcttgtccatcacatcattctcctaatgatgtgatcccgttatcaacgacatccaatgtccatggtcaggaaaccgtaaccatctattgatcaacgagctagtcaactagaggctcactagggacatggtgttgtctatgtattcacacatgtattacgatttccggacaatacaattatagcatgaataatggacaattaccatgaacaaagaaatataataataaccatttattattgcctctagggcatatttccaacagtctcccacttgcactagagtcaataatctagttcacatcaccatgtgattaacactcactggtcacatcaccatgtgaccaacatctaaagagtttactagagtcaacaatctagttcacatcactatgtgattatcactcaatgtgttctggtttggtcatgttatgcttgtga
This window of the Triticum aestivum cultivar Chinese Spring chromosome 5D, IWGSC CS RefSeq v2.1, whole genome shotgun sequence genome carries:
- the LOC123121782 gene encoding phosphoribosylaminoimidazole-succinocarboxamide synthase, chloroplastic, producing MSPSAPPAALRLASPPKALPPALSPSSTRSPRLSMSTSSRPRATPLAAAGGSGAAPSLLAADPGHRDSVILAARGAMTNCLGETHLDLVVPGLRLAAKGKVRDVYESGEHLVLVTTDRQSAFDRVLASIPFKGQVLNETSLWWFNRTSHITPNAVVSSPDRNVTIAKRCSVFPVEFVVRGFVTGSTDTSLWTVYNKGVRNYCGNAIPDGMVKNQKLPANILTPTTKAADHDVPITPDEIVKSGLMSKDDFDEARSKALSLFEYGQKVALENGVILVDTKYEFGKTADGTVVLIDEVHTPDSSRYWIANSYEERFKSGLEPENVDKEFLRLWFKNNCNPYEDKVLPEAPEELVSELAWRYIFLFETITNTKFEIPETQEPIHERISRNVAQALRNL
- the LOC101290599 gene encoding glutathione transferase GST 23 translates to MAEKGVKVFGMWASPMAIRVEWALRLKGVGYEYVDEDLASKSDALLRHNPVTKKVPVLVHDGKPIAESTIIVEYIDEAWKDGYPIMPADPYDRAQARFWARFADDKCNAAIFPVFTATGEAQREVVREAQRCLKTLEKALEGKKFFGGDAVGYLDVVVGWYAYWLPIIEEVSGADVVTDEELPLMKAWFGRFLAVDVVKETLPPRDKLLALNKARREQLSA